The Anopheles moucheti chromosome 3, idAnoMoucSN_F20_07, whole genome shotgun sequence genome contains the following window.
tttcgagcaaaattgctgtactaggtgctacctcttccgtggcatgctctcctggtactaaacattcgaaaagtggtagtttttgaagcagtttttcggtggttttcgagcaaagttgctgtactaggtgctacctcttccgtggtatgcactcctggtactaaacattcaaaaactggtagtttttgaagcagtttttcggtggttttcgagcaaaatttctgtactaggtgctacctcttccgtggcatgctctcctggtactaaacattcgaaaagtggtagtttttgaagcagtttttcggtggttttcgagcaaaattgctgtactaggtgctgcctcttccgtggtatgctcgcctggtactaaacattcgaaaagtggtagtttttgaagcagtttttcggtggttttcgagcaaagttgctttactaggtgcttcttgttccgtggatgcttttcttgtatcgggaatctgaaaacagatggttttgtatggaatttcgtaccagccgatggaaagtttgagcgaaatggaggatgctctccgtttcatctaGCCTTAAACTAGTTAAtactctcacgggtttgataatatgcaatgcaatagtgatgggcaaatttattccacgctgcaggttatttcacctgcagtgcaaatttattccacctcttgaaaaacatgctctccttgtatcgaaaatctgaaaacaattgtgtgcgcggcaacggtatagtggttttcacagttgaccagctgatttggtcattggacaaatttgtcaacatttggtcaactctcgtggccctgcacatattaatgtgattttcgatcgttcgcttgattttcgcgtatgaagtttgatgctccaattttaggtcggttgtccgtgcgtcaagaaacccaagaatttctgggccgatctcgtcggtcattgtgaagacacttgcgatcatttcgtcacatttaacttgcacatttacatcagtatgaaacacactatgtgctcctcaggcacaatttgaaagtcagtagccaattatagggatacaacaccacaaagcactcactattttttctcaaacaaactgagttttcaatgcaaaaaaacgaaaccgctttcagcacgcacgacaatgttttagcaagactattatgataggttctttactgaacacatcgtttttatatcaatgtatcgatttcttcaagtatcttttttcgtgttctttttttaatttagatcaacgattgcgcagtgatgatcttcaaccgtatggatttagaattggaaattttaaaacaatttcagtctaacaacgatgcaaatgttaccgagattacaataATGtggtttgaacagtattctacacggggatatgatgaagtttttggacagtttgggatgggtggacataagctgaacctacaatccagcttcgaataagtaataatcaagaaagacagaaatggtattccaagaaccatgaagtatcaaatatcaaacggaaaagagagttctaatgattgcaatatgattttattcataatctatgacaatgctagctatgtcgtagtacactgacagaatgtgtcggttataacatcattatcggcttgcaaacttgcagaaattgtgacaatcgaaatactaaacacaatacccCACCACAATACCTAGtagaagtgaaaacaagcatggtttctattctagcatctaacggtaggatcatttacgaactgatgaaaaaatcccgttcaagaaatagtatacatgaataggttgaagtaaaagggcatataagggttcacggggcggccagatcgtgtattggtagcgcagtcggtctgtataGGACAGGACCAtggaaaaatttcatctggaccatcaaacctccgtacgcagcactgactatcctacaggtaaataaatttaaaaaaaaactagaaatggtaggctcaaacatcctaaagatgttgtgccgataaagaagaaggagtttgaatacactgcatacttctcttgcgtagccgtgtaaccgacGTAGACGGTAAAAAAGACGTAGCAATTCACGAACGGTAACGACATTCACTTCTAAATTCAAtgcagtttattttttttcgtcaccTCTCACCCGTCATTCAGTGTATTGCACGAACTCGAAGAGAGTGACATTTTTCAGTTTGCCTTGCTTGAGACGTGCTCTGGTAGTTGTGGTAATTGGGAACTTACATTTCTATCATATAGCATCATGCAGAAGCCTTTCGAACGAGCGGTCGATCATCAAATAGTCCGTTTTTGGTCGTATTTCCGCCTTGCGAAACGGTTCAGTTGGCTGCGTTCTCTCCACCGTTACCTGAGGCTTGTTCAACGACGACAGTAGCTTTGCTTTCGGTCGTGCTGACATTGTCATCCGCCTCCTTGATGCCAATCCAGGGCAGACGGCGCTCCAGTTCCTGCCGGTACTTGGGATGGCTGATCGCATACACCCACGGGTCGAGACAAGATACGATCTTACAGCAAACCGCTGGTACCATCGTGACGAGCGGTGTCAGCATCGTCCTGTAAGCATTGCATTCACAGCATGTTCAATGCACACTCTTTGCGTATGTGAGAGTCACAAGTTCTTACCTGTCTCCAAACGCACCGATCATCGTAACAATGGCGTACGGTGTCcaggcacacacaaacaagaaGAAGATGGTAAAGGCGGCCTTGGCAATGCGCATCTCAACAGCCTGTGCCTTCTCGTTACGGTTTGCCGTGAGCGACTCGACGTTCATCTTGCGGGCCTGGTTCTTCAGCATCAGTTCGTGCTGACGTACGTGTCCAAAGAGGCGGGCGTAGAAGTAGCAAATGAACAACATCGGTATCGCGTACGCCCAGGTAAAGATGCAGCCAACGAAGACGCGCGTGTCCTGATCGTCGGTGAGATAGTCAAACGAGCAGGTGGTCAGATAGCCCTCCGGGATGTACCGACCCCAGATCTCGAACAGTGGCAATAGCGTGAAGGGCATCGTCCACAGCCAGGTGAGACAGATCAATAGGGCTGCCTGTACACGACTGAGTCGTCCGTCGAGTGGGTTGGAAATCGTACGATAGCGATCGAATGCGATCACGGCATTCGAAATGGCACCGCCGATTCCGGACATACTACCGAGGGCGGCATAGATCGAGCAGCCTAATCCATACCCGATCAATCGCTCCGAGAACGAGTTCACCAGGAACATGGGCATTTCGCACATCATCAGCAGATCGAAGATGGCCAGATTGATGATGAACATGTTCGATCCATTGCGAAGGGTTTTGGAGCTGTACGGTTTATTGGGAAAGAGCTATTTTAAGATCTTTGGGAAAGAGTTATTCAATACTTTGCAATCCACTACTTCACTTACGTGCCGAAGATCCACAACACGATACCATTACCAATGATTGAAGTGTTCATCAGTACGAAGTAGATCATGGCCAGCATCAGATGCATGTAGTAGGGTGGTGCCGGAAAACCTTTCCAGTGATCGTGCACTAGGTACTGCTCCTCGGGTGGCAGGTTCCATCCCAATAGCTTCGGCATTTCGCCAGCTGTCCGAGCCATTGGCAACAGCATGGCGCCCTCCGATATGGTTTCGTTTACCAGAAACATGGCGTACGAATGAACTGCAGATCACGGTGTATCGGGGCGCAGAAATTGGACACTTGCTGAGCCGCAATATGGAAAATTAACCCACGGCTGATGATAGAATGAGATTTTAGGTAGTAAACGATCTAGCAGCACACAATGACGACTGTGGTACTTTTTGCACAACTGCCACGCTGACAATACAGGCTACGACCCTAGCACAGACAGGTTCACGTTCTGGGCGGGGAACAATTTGGACCGGTTCCGGACAGAAACGCTTCACAAATGTTCAGCTTCTTCCGGTGTGCGAATTGTTTTTATACCAAACGGGGCAAATGAGGCGAACTAGAATAGCTGATTGGTTCAATTGGATTACGAATGCGGGTGCATTCAGGTAACCACTGAATCAAAGGATTGCATGATTTGGAAGTGCATCAAAGGCATGTGGCTACCTTCTAATTTGATTATCAGCTGGTTAGCCCATTTATTGATAGAATGGTTTCCTGCTTCGTTTCGGTAACGCCATACAAAGGTATTGGATTCACACATAGGTTTAGTTCACTTACTCATATGATATTTCTCAACATGCTTACGCTTACGGCTTTATTGGCAGCATTAAGATTTCATCAAGGTCACTAGATCAGTTAAGGTTTTTAGAAATCCTTCGCTTATATTagtattttaacaaaaatgcatCAGTTTTCTTAAATGCCTAAAAAATATAACTCAATCTCATTGAATTATTGTTTGTTATCTTAAAATTTGCACACCCCTAACCTAATCTTAAAATATACgaaaaagacaaaataaaagatgaattaaattttctacATTAACTCACAAAGTTCTCACAGTTTCTTTAAAATCGTGTTAAATAACTTATTTCAACGTTAGTTAATAGTGTAATTTAAAAATGCCCCCCAGAGGGTTCTGccctttaaaatttttaaattattttatgacataacaaaaaaatggataaaataGTAACATATCAGTTTCTGATCCAAATTAGATAAAATATTCTAGTGGAAATtagaatttaaatttcttaaACCGTAAAATATTTTCCGCAACTCGTTTAAAAAGGGTATAAAAGTTTTAttggcggttttttttttcaaataaacgaCGTTTaagttattattatattaaatagaaaactaaaactaaataattttattcctttttttacctAATTAACTATTTCCAAGCCTTAAAACGGAAAATCTATGATTTCGAActcgacatttttttttcgaactcGACAttgttggggcctctaattttaaaaacgatgaaggtagggaggggggggggacatTGAGGCCCTTAAAATGAGAcaaagcgaaaagcgcagtaaaaaGAGGCCTACtctgcctaccgtttgataCGCAGCTGGCTGTAataaatggagacgcccagtattttttaactttaactaaagaaaacaacaaaacccgaTATCTTCGCTAAAAACATTTTATACAAAAGCTTTCAGAGGTTATCCAAAGGCTTTATCGGATAGTTTTTATATGTCAAGTTAAATATGAGGTGTGCCGGCGCCTGAACATTGTCTGTTTGTCTGTGTACCATAGGATGTGATATCCTCCGGTAGTATTTGATGGTTTCAATGGTGGATCTGTCTGTTATTACTTGAAATAGTAATAAAAGACGATAGACAGCTCAGGGAGTATTCTTTACAATGGACTTAACCATGCGAATTTAACCTAGCCCAATTTGATCGCAATAACGTTGCAGCtgaaataacaaaatatattCTTTTTATGGCAAGTTGTACAGTTGGATTACTATCGTTTTGTGATTTAAATTCCTTGAACAATTTACAGCGGTCGACCATTGTCCATCCATCCTTACGCGAACACATATTGTCCTTCGCCTCTATATTGCAATTAAGAAGCTGTCTAACTAATTGTCGTCATACCTTGTTCATTCAaagattattattatattgaaTTAATTATCCAATAACAGATATGtgaatttttaaatcttaACTCCACAATTAACTTTAGCATATAGTGAAGAGGGAACCTTTTTAAAAGGACTACAGAAAAGTGAAATactttaaagtaaaaaagtaaaagtgtaaaaaagtgttaaaaagtGAAAGCAGGatagtaaaaaaaacgcaaagacCAGGAATCATAAACACGAAAACGATTACGGAAAGcagaaacaaatgaacaacaaTCAAACAGATTGGTATAACAGTTAAACACACGTATGCACGTCACGACTGCCGAACTCCGTACGGTAAGGTTTAAGGTTTACGGTAAGGTGTTTAGGTAAGGTTGTGGTAGAATAGTATCAGAGCATACGGGATGGAACGCATAGGTTTGGTTTAAAAAGATGGTTGGGGACGTCGATGTTATGCAGCAGGAGCTACCATTCTGAACATTTCATGCGATTAACAATTTGCTTAAAATAAGAATTGTTGCGACGAAAGCGTTCGACAcccctgtcggtaaagtaacGGCGCGCTTCGGCAGGACCCGACGATAAACGGCGCGCAATTGGCACGCGAGTAGGCAGCTAAGAAGCGTGTAGGGTCAGTACAAAAGTAGCAGTGAAGAATATTCAACGTAGAAAGTGACCAGTGAACAGGAAAACACAGAAAGGAGACGAAAGTAAGTGGACGGTTCTAGGATTAGAATAAATGGTTTATTTGTTAATGTAGTTTCAGAACCGTCCGCAAATCCGTCCGTCTACAAGCTTATGAGAGTAGAAACGGGCCAAATAAAAAGTGACGGTTATCGAAAAAACCTCCGCAACAAGTATACTGCTGTATATGTAGGAATATCAAGCAAAATATCAAGTAGCCTGTAGAAAATGTTATATAAAAAGGGCGACCGATCATTATGAAATATATTGCTGTGCGAACTATTAAGAAGAAAGGTTAAGTTCTTTCCAGGCTATAGTTTTTTTGCAACGATCAATGCGAAACATATAAATTACCGGTTTATCTGAAGTTCTTATTGGGTTTTTGAACATGGTACAAAGCTCTAGTACCTTATGACTTTGAGTACAATGCTTAACAGTAAAATCAAGAAGCGCCTTGTATATAGGATACTAAGGGCTAAATAGACTCATACGATAAAGAAGACTATCAAGATACGATATACAGAATATATCCTTTTCGATACGTCCGTCCGTTAATCCCGTATGGCCATGAACATTTCGCAAGCGCTTTAAATGAACTATTAACTGAATTGTATGCAATAATTTTGGTaattatgaaaattttatgaatccCAGATCGATGGTTACATAATTAAAGGACTTCTCTCGAATCGCTAcagttaataaaaaagaagattATTCTAGCCATCAAATTTCTTGGCGCCCTGTTTTTAACAAAGATGCGCTGAAGAATTTTTGATATCATATACATGACCAGGACAGGATTATTCAAGTCTTCAAGTCTAACAGCAATATCGATGGTGTAGTGAAAGAACATCTTAAGAAACCTTTTAGGAAATATAAAAGTAAAGCGAATTTCTGCGAACTCCACCCGATTCTCGGTACGACTCATCACTGGTTTTAAAGGTACGTGAACAAAGAAGAGACAATGGCATTTATGTAGTTCCAGATTTACCATCCAAATCGGCAGGAGTGACAGATGCTGCCGTTACAGGATATCACACGAGAACAATAATCGAACCGCACGAAGGAGTTGGTAACGGATCTTAAGGTTCttagaaaaacataaataaggaAACGTGTCTTTTTCGACATTTTACATAATAATCATGGCTGAATTAAAGGAAAATCGGATCGAAAACGAACCTTTAGATACCTGTATTTCATTTCCTCGGAAATGTACGAAACcctgaaaattaaataagagGATTACATAGAATATAAGTATTGAATTACCAATGAACCGTTGCGTGTCATCGTCATTCGTGTCATCGTGCTGCCTCTAATATAACGGTAAGCTTTTGGTcctttttcataattttattacatAACCTATATAATTTCGGACATTATCTAtctttttttagtttatttcatatagcttttcttttcttcctttgcttCTACTTCTGcattgtttctgtttctgctTAACTGTTCTTTGCCcgctttgtccgccatctttctaACATGCTATATGCGATTTGCACGGTACATTGCATTAGTGTTTTGTCGTCCATCTTATAcatattgttttgcttccacTTGCCTTAACATTCCTTCCGACTGCCATTAATACATAACTCCCACAGTCATATCCTTGCAAAGCCCTATCCCTGCGAGTTATCAATAGTTAATCTAAACATAACCGGCCCTTTCTCTGCTTCAATGTGCCTGCCCTGTTTTCCCTGTTCTGCGTGGAAAGGAAGCGCAGATACTGTGTCAACAAGGGGCGCGTAAGCCTATTCATCTGCCTGTCACACCAGAAGGTTTTAATATCTTGTTTGTATGTTCAACACTTGACCACTTTTGCTTACAATGAATTCCGTAGCTCGGAATGCTTGAGTACAATCGTAACACAAACTACACAACGTAGAAATAAAACACGCGTTTAAACGTTTTGCTTACAGCGAAAACTATGATACACGCCAATAGTACAGAACTAATCGTTGACAAATGCCTTGCGTGGTGGTGAGTGTTGTTGATAAAAGTATCATCtcggtgcggtggtttttgtaTGACGTGGAGTATGATCgtcaaaagaaagaaatgaagttgcaaaacgaaacgaaactggTGTTTGGTTCTGTTGGAGTATGGGGTTGCTTATGAAAAAC
Protein-coding sequences here:
- the LOC128303604 gene encoding opsin-3, which translates into the protein MFLVNETISEGAMLLPMARTAGEMPKLLGWNLPPEEQYLVHDHWKGFPAPPYYMHLMLAMIYFVLMNTSIIGNGIVLWIFGTSKTLRNGSNMFIINLAIFDLLMMCEMPMFLVNSFSERLIGYGLGCSIYAALGSMSGIGGAISNAVIAFDRYRTISNPLDGRLSRVQAALLICLTWLWTMPFTLLPLFEIWGRYIPEGYLTTCSFDYLTDDQDTRVFVGCIFTWAYAIPMLFICYFYARLFGHVRQHELMLKNQARKMNVESLTANRNEKAQAVEMRIAKAAFTIFFLFVCAWTPYAIVTMIGAFGDRTMLTPLVTMVPAVCCKIVSCLDPWVYAISHPKYRQELERRLPWIGIKEADDNVSTTESKATVVVEQASGNGGENAAN